In a genomic window of Kineococcus endophyticus:
- the folE gene encoding GTP cyclohydrolase I FolE: MSSTGTPAAGGRSFDRVRAENAVREFLLAIGEDPDREGLRDTPQRVAKAATELYAGLWLEPADVLVTDFGLEHDELVLVKDIEVQSTCEHHLLPFHGVAHVGYIPGEHGRVTGLSKLARLVDVYARRPQLQERLTTQVADALTEHLHPRGVIVVVEAEHSCMTYRGVRKPGAKTVTSAVRGSLRNAATRAEAMSLIVAGHR, translated from the coding sequence GTGAGCAGCACGGGGACGCCGGCCGCGGGCGGTCGGTCGTTCGACCGGGTGCGGGCCGAGAACGCGGTCCGGGAGTTCCTCCTCGCCATCGGTGAGGACCCGGACCGCGAGGGCCTGCGCGACACCCCGCAACGGGTGGCGAAGGCGGCGACCGAGCTCTACGCGGGCCTGTGGCTCGAACCGGCCGACGTCCTCGTCACCGACTTCGGGCTCGAGCACGACGAGCTCGTGCTGGTGAAGGACATCGAGGTCCAGTCCACCTGCGAGCACCACCTCCTGCCGTTCCACGGCGTCGCGCACGTCGGGTACATCCCCGGTGAGCACGGCCGGGTGACGGGGCTGTCGAAGCTGGCCCGCCTCGTCGACGTCTACGCCCGGCGGCCGCAGCTGCAGGAGCGCCTCACGACGCAGGTCGCGGACGCCCTCACCGAGCACCTGCACCCGCGCGGCGTCATCGTCGTGGTCGAGGCCGAGCACTCCTGCATGACGTACCGCGGCGTGCGCAAACCGGGCGCCAAGACCGTCACCTCCGCCGTCCGCGGGTCGTTGCGCAACGCCGCCACCCGCGCCGAGGCCATGAGCCTCATCGTCGCGGGCCACCGGTGA
- the folP gene encoding dihydropteroate synthase yields the protein MNPLLAPGPTRVLGVLNVTPDSFSDGGRHTAEPVARGTALHAAGADLIDVGGESTRPGATRVDAAEELRRVLPVVEGLVAAGVPVSVDTMRAATARAVVEAGAVVVNDVSGGLADPDMAATVAGLDCVYVLSHWRGASDVMNSLAAYDDVVAEVSAELQTRLQAVTAAGVDRDRIVLDPGLGFAKRAEHDWTLLARLDELERFGLPLLVGASRKRFLGALLTGPDGVVPPPEDRDAATAVVTGLAADRGVWGVRVHDVASSVAAVRVVGAWREAARVSVP from the coding sequence GTGAACCCCCTCCTCGCCCCGGGCCCCACGCGCGTCCTGGGCGTCCTCAACGTCACGCCGGACTCCTTCTCCGACGGGGGCCGGCACACCGCCGAGCCCGTCGCGCGCGGCACCGCGCTGCACGCCGCGGGTGCCGACCTCATCGACGTCGGAGGGGAGTCCACCCGCCCGGGCGCCACGCGCGTGGACGCCGCCGAGGAGCTGCGCCGCGTCCTGCCCGTCGTCGAAGGTCTCGTGGCCGCGGGTGTGCCCGTCAGCGTCGACACCATGCGCGCCGCGACCGCCCGGGCGGTCGTCGAGGCCGGGGCGGTCGTCGTCAACGACGTCTCCGGCGGGCTGGCGGACCCGGACATGGCCGCCACCGTCGCCGGGCTCGACTGCGTGTACGTGCTCTCGCACTGGCGGGGTGCCTCGGACGTCATGAACTCCCTCGCCGCCTACGACGACGTCGTGGCCGAGGTGAGCGCCGAGCTCCAGACCCGCCTGCAGGCGGTGACCGCGGCCGGGGTCGACCGCGACCGCATCGTGCTCGACCCCGGGCTGGGCTTCGCCAAGCGCGCCGAGCACGACTGGACCCTGCTCGCCCGCCTCGACGAGCTCGAGCGCTTCGGGCTGCCGTTGCTGGTCGGGGCGTCGCGCAAGCGCTTCCTGGGTGCCCTCCTCACCGGGCCGGACGGCGTCGTGCCCCCGCCGGAGGACCGGGACGCCGCCACGGCCGTCGTCACCGGGCTGGCCGCCGACCGCGGGGTCTGGGGCGTGCGCGTGCACGACGTCGCCTCCTCGGTGGCCGCGGTCCGCGTCGTCGGCGCCTGGCGCGAGGCCGCACGGGTGAGCGTGCCGTGA
- the folB gene encoding dihydroneopterin aldolase, translating to MSSLDTAGPVLDADGRPLDRIVLRGLSGRGRHGVLDAERELGQHFALDVALHLDTREAATGDDLDATVHYGLLAQDLVAVLTGEPVALLETLAQRLADVALAASSRVVAVDVVVHKPQAPVPVPFADVELCVRRSRS from the coding sequence GTGAGCTCCCTCGACACCGCCGGTCCCGTCCTCGACGCCGACGGCCGCCCCCTGGACCGCATCGTCCTGCGCGGGCTGTCCGGCCGGGGCCGGCACGGCGTCCTGGACGCCGAACGCGAGCTGGGGCAGCACTTCGCGCTCGACGTCGCCCTGCACCTCGACACGCGTGAGGCCGCCACGGGCGACGACCTCGATGCCACCGTCCACTACGGCCTGCTCGCGCAGGACCTCGTCGCGGTGCTCACGGGGGAGCCGGTCGCGCTGCTGGAGACGCTCGCGCAGCGCCTCGCCGACGTCGCCCTCGCCGCCTCCTCGCGGGTGGTCGCGGTCGACGTCGTCGTCCACAAGCCGCAGGCGCCCGTGCCCGTCCCGTTCGCGGACGTCGAGCTGTGCGTCCGCAGGAGCCGCTCGTGA
- the folK gene encoding 2-amino-4-hydroxy-6-hydroxymethyldihydropteridine diphosphokinase: MSPAVEAVLALGANVGHRAATLNAAVGALAATDGITVEAVSTIVETAPVGTVPDQPDFLNAVVLVRTDLDPHALLAAAHAVEAALGLDRSTKVPDGPRPIDVDVVTVGHTVLEEDGLVLPHPRAHERDFVLGPWLELDPDAVLPGPHGGRVADLLGRLGEGTA; encoded by the coding sequence GTGAGCCCGGCGGTCGAGGCCGTGCTGGCGCTCGGCGCCAACGTCGGGCACCGCGCCGCGACGTTGAACGCGGCCGTCGGGGCCCTCGCCGCCACCGACGGGATCACCGTGGAGGCGGTCTCCACCATCGTCGAGACGGCCCCCGTCGGCACGGTGCCCGACCAGCCGGACTTCCTCAACGCGGTCGTCCTCGTCCGCACCGACCTCGACCCGCACGCGCTGCTCGCCGCCGCGCACGCCGTCGAGGCCGCCCTGGGTCTGGACCGCAGCACCAAGGTCCCCGACGGGCCGCGCCCCATCGACGTCGACGTGGTCACCGTGGGCCACACCGTGCTGGAGGAGGACGGGCTCGTCCTGCCCCACCCGCGCGCCCACGAGCGGGACTTCGTCCTCGGGCCCTGGCTGGAGCTCGACCCCGACGCCGTGCTGCCCGGACCGCACGGAGGGCGCGTCGCCGACCTGCTGGGGCGCCTCGGGGAGGGGACCGCGTGA
- a CDS encoding DUF3180 domain-containing protein, with translation MKPTRPGLLLALGFLAAVGAWSGLQVWVAGGHAEPDLMWRTTFTIGLLVLAVLGVGWPVKQWVDGDKSRRIDALRAARTAALAKAASVAGALLVGVFLGWGVHYLPTLHIAARRSEAWVAVGDVVVSALLLVAGLVVERWCRVPPEDDDETGVRASGGGRA, from the coding sequence GTGAAGCCGACCCGTCCCGGGCTGCTGCTCGCCCTCGGGTTCCTCGCCGCGGTCGGGGCCTGGTCCGGCCTGCAGGTCTGGGTGGCCGGCGGGCACGCCGAACCGGACCTCATGTGGCGCACCACCTTCACCATCGGACTGCTCGTCCTCGCCGTCCTCGGCGTGGGCTGGCCGGTCAAGCAGTGGGTCGACGGCGACAAGAGCCGCCGCATCGACGCGCTGCGCGCCGCCCGCACGGCCGCGCTGGCCAAGGCGGCCTCCGTCGCGGGCGCCCTGCTCGTCGGGGTGTTCCTCGGCTGGGGCGTGCACTACCTGCCCACCCTGCACATCGCCGCCCGCCGGTCCGAGGCGTGGGTGGCCGTCGGCGACGTCGTCGTCTCGGCGTTGCTCCTCGTCGCGGGCCTCGTCGTCGAACGCTGGTGCCGCGTGCCCCCCGAGGACGACGACGAGACCGGGGTGCGCGCGAGCGGGGGAGGCCGGGCGTGA
- a CDS encoding aminotransferase class I/II-fold pyridoxal phosphate-dependent enzyme produces MKLSQRAETTEPFHALAIGQRAAELAAQGHHVVRLSIGEPDFGAPPEVLAALRDVADGRPLPYTPALGLPELRAAIARNYRDRHGVDVDPARIAVTSGASAALLLVLAATVDPGDDVLLADPSYPCNRQLISTFGGRALTLPTTPQDRYQLSTDAVRRAWTPATSVVMVASPSNPTGTSVAPAELAALCAEVAARDAWRVVDEIYLDLADPAPDGTPARTVLAADPDAVVVSSFSKYFGMTGWRLGWAVLPPALVEPVERLAQNYFIAASTPLQQAALACYTPASLAVCEERRLEFAARRRLVLDGLDALGLPVPVVPDGAFYVYFDVRSSGLDAWEFCARALAEHHVALTPGRDFASAQGTAQTHVRLSYAASREELTEGLRRIGEFLSALSATSISASRARSTRASATPR; encoded by the coding sequence GTGAAGCTGTCCCAGCGCGCCGAGACGACCGAGCCGTTCCACGCGCTCGCGATCGGCCAGCGCGCCGCCGAGCTGGCCGCGCAGGGTCACCACGTCGTCCGGCTCAGCATCGGCGAACCCGACTTCGGCGCCCCGCCGGAGGTGCTCGCCGCGCTGCGCGACGTCGCCGACGGGCGTCCCCTGCCCTACACGCCCGCGCTCGGGCTGCCGGAACTGCGCGCCGCCATCGCGCGGAACTACCGCGACCGGCACGGCGTCGACGTCGACCCCGCCCGCATCGCCGTGACGTCCGGGGCGTCGGCCGCCTTGCTCCTCGTCCTCGCCGCGACCGTGGACCCCGGGGACGACGTCCTGCTCGCCGACCCGTCCTACCCCTGCAACCGGCAGCTGATCTCGACCTTCGGCGGTCGGGCCCTCACGCTGCCGACGACGCCGCAGGACCGCTACCAGCTGTCCACCGACGCGGTCCGGCGGGCGTGGACCCCCGCGACGTCGGTCGTCATGGTCGCCTCGCCGTCGAACCCGACGGGCACGTCCGTGGCCCCGGCCGAGCTCGCGGCGCTGTGCGCCGAGGTCGCCGCGCGCGACGCGTGGCGCGTCGTCGACGAGATCTACCTCGACCTGGCCGACCCGGCGCCCGACGGGACGCCCGCCCGGACCGTCCTGGCCGCCGACCCGGACGCCGTCGTCGTCAGCAGCTTCTCGAAGTACTTCGGCATGACGGGGTGGCGGCTCGGCTGGGCGGTCCTGCCGCCCGCCCTCGTCGAACCCGTGGAACGGCTGGCGCAGAACTACTTCATCGCCGCCTCGACACCGTTGCAGCAGGCCGCGCTGGCCTGCTACACCCCCGCCTCGCTGGCCGTGTGCGAGGAGCGGCGCCTCGAGTTCGCGGCCCGGCGGCGGCTCGTCCTGGACGGCCTGGACGCGCTGGGGCTGCCCGTCCCCGTCGTCCCGGACGGGGCGTTCTACGTCTACTTCGACGTCCGGTCCAGCGGTCTGGACGCCTGGGAGTTCTGCGCCCGGGCCCTGGCCGAGCACCACGTGGCGCTGACCCCCGGCCGCGACTTCGCGTCCGCTCAGGGGACGGCGCAGACCCACGTGCGGTTGTCCTACGCCGCGTCCCGGGAGGAGCTCACCGAGGGGCTGCGCCGGATCGGGGAGTTCCTCAGCGCGCTTTCCGCCACATCGATCAGCGCGTCCCGCGCCAGATCGACACGTGCGAGCGCGACGCCGCGGTGA
- a CDS encoding class I SAM-dependent methyltransferase encodes MFAPEVLGPTVDVLADLAGTGRALEFAIGTGRVGLALAARGVPVAGVELSPHMLAELRAKTAAGAPAVEVVEGDMATTRVDGEFSLVYLVFNTITNLLEQDEQVECFVNAARHLAPGGAFLVEVGLPELQWLPPGESARPFDVSPDHLGFDTYDLVACRLTSHHVRFGPDGTASRFASHHRYAWPAEYDLMARIAGLRLESRWSGWDRAEFTAASRSHVSIWRGTR; translated from the coding sequence ATGTTCGCCCCCGAGGTCCTCGGGCCGACGGTCGACGTCCTGGCCGACCTCGCGGGGACCGGCCGGGCGCTGGAGTTCGCGATCGGCACGGGTCGTGTCGGCCTCGCCCTGGCCGCCCGCGGGGTGCCGGTCGCGGGCGTCGAACTGTCGCCCCACATGCTCGCGGAACTGCGCGCGAAGACCGCGGCCGGGGCCCCCGCCGTCGAGGTGGTCGAGGGGGACATGGCGACGACCCGGGTGGACGGCGAGTTCTCCCTCGTCTACCTGGTGTTCAACACGATCACGAACCTGCTGGAGCAGGACGAGCAGGTCGAGTGCTTCGTCAACGCGGCCCGGCACCTCGCGCCGGGCGGCGCGTTCCTCGTCGAGGTCGGTCTGCCGGAGCTGCAGTGGTTGCCGCCCGGGGAGTCCGCCCGCCCCTTCGACGTCTCACCCGACCACCTCGGATTCGACACCTACGACCTCGTCGCCTGTCGGCTGACGTCGCACCACGTCCGGTTCGGGCCCGACGGGACGGCGTCGAGGTTCGCCTCGCACCACCGGTACGCGTGGCCGGCCGAGTACGACCTCATGGCGAGGATCGCCGGGTTGCGGCTGGAGAGCCGCTGGAGCGGGTGGGACCGCGCGGAGTTCACCGCGGCGTCGCGCTCGCACGTGTCGATCTGGCGCGGGACGCGCTGA
- a CDS encoding endonuclease/exonuclease/phosphatase family protein has product MPPTPSGRPTWRRALHALVLGYGVVATLALAVVLGSTDAHAVGYVLGLFALWWLAPALLLVPVTTAARWWWSAAAVAAPAVAAGAVFVPYALHRVDPVDRARDLRVATFNTSSHRGAEGLAELVRTAAPDVLALQEVAPDQRAGYEARYGAQYPYRSWSATSSQGDGDAVWSRFPLTSVVPVTGLPAGARPADVVTLDVDGRPVAVVSVHQASPCLFCSARAVARSPAGSTGNAARVRVAEAHRFAEIAAQRRAAGQAVVVAGDLNSAEFNEPLRELRSHGLLDAHRAVGTQPGLTRGASPGFARVDVVLVAGFDPVDTFEGAPGGSTHSPVVADLAWPR; this is encoded by the coding sequence GTGCCACCGACGCCTTCCGGGCGCCCGACGTGGCGCCGCGCACTGCACGCCCTCGTCCTCGGGTACGGCGTGGTCGCGACCCTGGCCCTCGCGGTCGTCCTGGGGTCCACCGACGCTCACGCCGTCGGCTACGTCCTCGGGCTCTTCGCGCTCTGGTGGCTGGCGCCGGCCCTCCTCCTCGTCCCGGTGACGACCGCGGCGCGCTGGTGGTGGTCGGCCGCCGCCGTCGCCGCGCCCGCCGTGGCGGCCGGGGCGGTCTTCGTCCCCTACGCGCTCCACCGGGTCGACCCGGTGGACCGCGCCCGGGACCTGCGCGTCGCCACCTTCAACACCTCCAGCCACCGCGGGGCCGAGGGCCTGGCCGAGCTCGTGCGCACCGCCGCGCCGGACGTCCTGGCGCTGCAGGAGGTCGCCCCCGACCAGCGCGCCGGTTACGAGGCCCGCTACGGGGCGCAGTACCCCTACCGCAGCTGGAGCGCCACGAGCAGCCAGGGCGACGGCGACGCCGTGTGGTCGCGGTTCCCCCTGACGTCCGTCGTCCCCGTGACGGGACTGCCCGCCGGGGCCCGGCCCGCCGACGTCGTGACGCTCGACGTGGACGGGCGCCCCGTGGCGGTCGTCTCGGTGCACCAGGCCTCGCCCTGCCTGTTCTGCTCGGCGCGGGCCGTCGCGCGCAGCCCCGCGGGGTCGACGGGGAACGCGGCCCGCGTCCGCGTCGCCGAGGCGCACCGGTTCGCCGAGATCGCCGCGCAGCGCCGGGCCGCCGGTCAGGCCGTGGTCGTGGCCGGCGACCTGAACTCCGCCGAGTTCAACGAGCCGCTGCGCGAACTGCGCTCCCACGGCCTCCTCGACGCGCACCGCGCCGTCGGCACGCAACCCGGCCTCACGCGCGGCGCCTCACCGGGGTTCGCACGGGTCGACGTCGTGCTCGTCGCCGGGTTCGACCCCGTCGACACGTTCGAGGGGGCGCCGGGCGGGAGCACGCACTCCCCCGTCGTGGCCGACCTCGCCTGGCCGCGCTGA
- a CDS encoding glycosyltransferase: MRILIGADTYAPDVNGAAAFAGRLAAGLATRHDVHVVAPGRDLRTTTTRTAADVTEHRLPALPVVAGGTGLRFCPPVGLVRAATRVLREVAPDVVHVQSHFLLGRALVTAANRLGIPVVATNHFMPENLTHHVPLGRAVERRLHTWAWADAAAVFTKADVVTAPTPYAAALAERAGIPGPVLPISCGMDLRRFSPDPTGQRRRDFRTRYGVPDRPTVGYVGRLAPEKNVSELVEALALVRTVRPDVDAQLLLVGDGALRPALLRQAAALGVADRVVSTGFVPEEDLPAAYLACDVFANAGTAELQSLVVLEAMASGLPVFGVDACALPHLVRDGDNGFLFPHARPAVLAARLALVLGEVAQDAPDGLHRRMGRRSAQIAAGHDERVTLARFEELYALRTSTRRTVPALTGSRV, encoded by the coding sequence ATGCGAATCCTCATCGGAGCCGACACCTACGCCCCCGACGTCAACGGCGCCGCCGCCTTCGCGGGCCGCCTCGCCGCCGGGCTCGCCACCCGGCACGACGTGCACGTCGTGGCTCCCGGCCGCGACCTGCGCACGACGACGACGCGCACCGCCGCGGACGTCACCGAGCACCGGCTGCCCGCCCTGCCCGTCGTCGCCGGTGGGACGGGGTTGCGGTTCTGCCCGCCCGTCGGGCTCGTCCGCGCCGCGACGCGCGTCCTGCGCGAGGTCGCCCCCGACGTCGTGCACGTCCAGAGCCACTTCCTCCTCGGCCGGGCCCTGGTGACCGCCGCGAACCGGCTGGGGATCCCCGTCGTGGCGACGAACCACTTCATGCCCGAGAACCTCACGCACCACGTCCCCCTCGGCCGCGCCGTGGAGCGCCGGCTGCACACCTGGGCGTGGGCGGACGCGGCGGCGGTGTTCACGAAGGCCGACGTCGTGACCGCCCCGACCCCGTACGCGGCGGCGCTCGCCGAACGCGCCGGGATCCCCGGCCCCGTGCTGCCCATCTCGTGCGGCATGGACCTGCGCCGGTTCTCCCCCGACCCCACCGGGCAGCGGCGGCGGGACTTCCGCACCCGGTACGGCGTCCCGGACCGGCCCACCGTCGGGTACGTCGGACGCCTCGCGCCGGAGAAGAACGTGTCCGAACTCGTCGAGGCGCTCGCCCTCGTCCGCACGGTCCGGCCCGACGTCGACGCCCAGCTGCTGCTCGTCGGCGACGGCGCGCTGCGCCCGGCGCTGCTGCGGCAGGCCGCGGCCCTCGGCGTCGCCGACCGCGTCGTCTCGACGGGTTTCGTCCCCGAGGAGGACCTGCCCGCGGCGTACCTGGCGTGCGACGTCTTCGCCAACGCCGGGACGGCGGAACTGCAGTCGCTCGTCGTCCTGGAGGCGATGGCGTCGGGGTTGCCGGTGTTCGGGGTGGACGCGTGCGCCCTGCCGCACCTCGTGCGCGACGGCGACAACGGGTTCCTCTTCCCGCACGCCCGACCCGCGGTGCTCGCCGCCCGACTGGCCCTCGTCCTGGGCGAGGTCGCGCAGGACGCGCCCGACGGCCTGCACCGGCGGATGGGCCGGCGCAGCGCGCAGATCGCGGCCGGCCACGACGAGCGGGTGACGCTGGCGCGCTTCGAGGAGCTGTACGCGCTGCGGACGTCCACCCGCCGCACCGTCCCGGCCCTGACGGGCTCGCGCGTGTAG
- a CDS encoding ABC transporter ATP-binding protein, with protein sequence MITDADELETGVDDVIRFEGVAKRYPRQQSPAVTDLTFSVRRGELVALVGPSGCGKSTILRMVNRLVEPSGGRIVVDGRDSAHVDAVTLRRGIGYVVQAGGLLPHRTVRRNVATVPRLLGWDDAVAARRVDELLDLVGLDPQVYGDRYPAQLSGGQQQRVGVARALAADPPVLLMDEPFGAVDPVVRDRLQTEFRRIQTSLGKTVLFVTHDLDEAVRIADRIAVFSPGGVLEQFCDPRTLLSAPASEFVVEFVGSDRGLRRLAVTPVRVEDLAKPLVLAPGDGVEYAATALDLDGGQHAVVLSQGRVLGWVARGRVRTAARSGARDARVGDLVEPFTASVPADADLRSAFSRLLAQEAPLLPVLDGQDYVGALVPDVVHTALRRDVTDPQP encoded by the coding sequence GTGATCACCGACGCGGACGAGCTCGAGACCGGCGTCGACGACGTCATCCGGTTCGAGGGGGTCGCCAAGCGGTACCCGCGGCAGCAGTCCCCCGCCGTGACCGACCTGACGTTCTCCGTGCGGCGCGGAGAGCTCGTCGCGCTCGTCGGCCCGTCGGGCTGCGGGAAGTCGACGATCCTGCGGATGGTGAACCGCCTCGTCGAACCGAGCGGCGGACGGATCGTCGTGGACGGCCGCGACAGCGCGCACGTCGACGCGGTCACGTTGCGCCGCGGGATCGGGTACGTCGTGCAGGCCGGCGGGCTGCTCCCGCACCGGACCGTCCGCCGCAACGTCGCCACCGTCCCCCGGCTGCTGGGTTGGGACGACGCGGTCGCGGCCCGCCGCGTCGACGAACTGCTCGACCTCGTCGGCCTCGACCCGCAGGTGTACGGCGACCGCTACCCCGCCCAGCTCTCCGGCGGGCAGCAGCAGCGCGTGGGGGTGGCCCGGGCCCTGGCGGCGGACCCGCCGGTGCTCCTCATGGACGAACCGTTCGGCGCCGTCGACCCCGTCGTGCGGGACCGGTTGCAGACGGAGTTCCGGCGCATCCAGACGAGCCTGGGCAAGACGGTGCTGTTCGTCACGCACGACCTCGACGAAGCCGTCCGGATCGCCGACCGGATCGCGGTGTTCTCCCCCGGCGGCGTGCTGGAGCAGTTCTGCGACCCCCGGACGCTGCTGTCGGCGCCGGCGTCGGAGTTCGTCGTGGAGTTCGTCGGCTCCGACCGGGGGTTGCGCCGGCTGGCCGTCACGCCGGTGCGCGTGGAGGACCTCGCCAAACCCCTCGTCCTCGCCCCGGGCGACGGGGTGGAGTACGCGGCGACGGCCCTCGACCTCGACGGCGGGCAGCACGCCGTCGTCCTCTCCCAGGGCCGGGTGCTGGGCTGGGTGGCGCGCGGCCGGGTGCGGACGGCGGCCCGCTCGGGGGCGCGGGACGCCCGGGTGGGGGACCTCGTGGAACCGTTCACCGCGAGCGTCCCGGCGGACGCGGACCTGCGGTCGGCGTTCTCCCGGTTGCTGGCCCAGGAGGCGCCGCTGCTGCCCGTCCTGGACGGCCAGGACTACGTCGGGGCGCTGGTGCCCGACGTCGTGCACACCGCTCTGCGCCGGGACGTCACCGACCCGCAACCCTGA
- a CDS encoding PH domain-containing protein, producing MADADPTPSSSAPRPADVDPFAPDDVVWQRIDPAWATAQRVVGGVVAAVAAVVVAVVAVLVTPWVWLGLLVVVPLWFWDFSWARRQARAWGYAERDDDLLVVHGILFRTLVVVPYGRLQYVDVEAGPVDRKFGLAKVQLHTASSDTDAAIPGLRPEEAARLRDRLAARGEARLAGL from the coding sequence ATGGCCGACGCGGATCCCACTCCCTCCTCCTCGGCGCCCCGGCCCGCGGACGTGGACCCCTTCGCCCCCGACGACGTCGTCTGGCAGCGCATCGACCCGGCCTGGGCGACGGCGCAGCGGGTGGTCGGCGGCGTGGTCGCCGCCGTCGCGGCCGTCGTGGTCGCCGTCGTGGCGGTGCTCGTCACGCCGTGGGTCTGGCTGGGCCTGCTCGTCGTCGTCCCGCTGTGGTTCTGGGACTTCTCCTGGGCGCGTCGCCAGGCGCGGGCCTGGGGGTACGCCGAGCGCGACGACGACCTGCTCGTCGTCCACGGGATCCTCTTCCGCACGCTCGTCGTCGTCCCCTACGGCCGCCTGCAGTACGTCGACGTCGAGGCCGGCCCGGTGGACCGGAAGTTCGGGCTGGCCAAGGTGCAGCTGCACACCGCCTCCTCCGACACCGACGCGGCGATCCCGGGCCTGCGGCCGGAGGAGGCCGCCCGGCTGCGCGACCGGCTGGCCGCGCGCGGCGAGGCCCGGCTGGCGGGGCTGTGA
- a CDS encoding PH domain-containing protein translates to MSPEGADEPVLEVLPDAVADRLDAPTRAVLADPGWKRLHPVTPVLRAWKVVAAVLAVVVGQNVDDLLRLELPGWVLTLAVLGGVLALALVGAGFSALSWRRTRYRIDNEDGVGAVHVERGILWRQQRRAQLDRLQAVDVVRPLLGRLFGLAELQLEVAGGSGSKVSLAYLKEEEAQRVRNALLAAAAGLVVAEGEEAPEAPQREVVEVPATRLITSTLKSGLTIGMVLVLVGIAVGCWFARSLTPLFGSAAVVLGLVSAVWQRFSTGFNFTVADSPDGLRLTHGLLEQRSQTVPPGRVQALRITQPLLWRRSGWWRVEVNVAGYSSESGSGSERSTTLLPVGTVEELGLVLGIVLPDLATDDRSPLDVVRAGLTGSGTDGGFTPVPRQARWLDWVSWRRRGYLITDHAFLSRGGRVVRGLDVVPHARTQSLGLEQGPWQRKLGLASVRLHSTPGKVSPRVDHLAADVAARLLREQTQRARTARAGSGPERWMTR, encoded by the coding sequence GTGAGTCCGGAAGGGGCGGACGAACCCGTCCTGGAGGTGCTGCCCGACGCGGTCGCCGACCGGCTGGACGCCCCCACGCGCGCGGTCCTGGCCGACCCGGGCTGGAAGCGGCTGCACCCCGTCACCCCGGTGCTGCGGGCGTGGAAGGTCGTCGCGGCCGTGCTCGCGGTCGTGGTCGGGCAGAACGTCGACGACCTCCTGCGCCTGGAGCTGCCCGGCTGGGTGCTGACCCTCGCCGTCCTCGGCGGGGTCCTCGCCCTGGCCCTGGTCGGCGCCGGGTTCAGCGCGCTGTCGTGGCGGCGCACCCGCTACCGGATCGACAACGAGGACGGCGTCGGCGCCGTGCACGTCGAGCGCGGCATCCTGTGGCGCCAGCAGCGGCGCGCCCAGCTCGACCGGCTGCAGGCCGTCGACGTCGTCCGCCCGCTGCTCGGCCGCCTCTTCGGGCTGGCCGAGCTGCAGCTGGAGGTCGCCGGCGGGTCCGGCAGCAAGGTCTCCCTGGCGTACCTGAAGGAGGAGGAGGCCCAGCGCGTCCGCAACGCCCTGCTCGCCGCCGCCGCCGGCCTCGTCGTCGCCGAGGGGGAGGAGGCGCCGGAGGCCCCGCAGCGCGAGGTCGTCGAGGTGCCCGCCACCCGGCTCATCACCTCCACGCTGAAGTCGGGGCTGACGATCGGGATGGTCCTCGTGCTCGTCGGGATCGCGGTCGGCTGCTGGTTCGCCCGCAGCCTGACCCCGCTCTTCGGCTCCGCCGCCGTCGTCCTCGGCCTCGTCTCGGCCGTCTGGCAGCGGTTCAGCACCGGCTTCAACTTCACGGTGGCGGACAGCCCGGACGGGCTGCGGCTCACCCACGGACTGCTCGAGCAGCGCTCGCAGACCGTGCCGCCCGGCCGCGTGCAGGCGCTGCGGATCACCCAGCCGCTGCTGTGGCGGCGGTCCGGCTGGTGGCGGGTCGAGGTCAACGTCGCGGGCTACTCCTCCGAGAGCGGTTCGGGCTCCGAGCGCAGCACCACGCTGCTGCCCGTCGGGACCGTCGAGGAGCTCGGCCTCGTCCTCGGGATCGTCCTGCCCGACCTGGCGACCGACGACCGCTCCCCGCTGGACGTCGTCCGCGCCGGGCTCACCGGTTCCGGCACCGACGGCGGTTTCACCCCCGTCCCGCGGCAGGCGCGCTGGCTGGACTGGGTGAGCTGGCGCCGTCGCGGCTACCTCATCACCGACCACGCGTTCCTGTCCCGCGGCGGCCGGGTCGTGCGCGGTCTGGACGTCGTCCCGCACGCGCGCACGCAGAGCCTCGGGCTGGAGCAGGGCCCGTGGCAGCGCAAGCTCGGACTGGCGAGCGTGCGCCTGCACTCCACCCCCGGCAAGGTCAGCCCCCGCGTCGACCACCTCGCCGCCGACGTCGCCGCGCGCCTCCTGCGCGAGCAGACCCAGCGGGCCCGCACCGCCCGCGCCGGCTCCGGCCCCGAGCGGTGGATGACCCGCTGA